In the genome of Hydractinia symbiolongicarpus strain clone_291-10 chromosome 5, HSymV2.1, whole genome shotgun sequence, one region contains:
- the LOC130644589 gene encoding cell division cycle 5-related protein-like, with the protein MVRIYIKGGVWSNTEDEILKAAVMKYGKNQWSRIASLLHKKSGKQCKARWYEWIDPSIKKTEWSREEDEKLLHLAKLMPTQWRTIAPLVGRTAAQCLERYEYLLDQAQRKEGEGLDEDPRKLRPGEIDPAPETKPARPDPIDMDEDEMEMLSEARARLANTQGKKAKRKAREKQLEEARRLASLQKRRELKAAGIEIKRYRRKRRGVDYNAEIPFERKPAKGFYDTSDEHIKALEPNYKKLRQEHMDDKRRDIQEERDRRKDKDKQKKRKENDLPGAIQSINKMMNQDGSKKRSKLVLPSPQITDAELEEVVKLGIASEQTKAFVDNEDESASKGLLSDYSVTPGTNLPMRTPRTPAMQDNVLQEAQNILNLQQVDTPLKGGINTPMYQSNFDGATPKHHVQQTPNMMIATPFRTPAVEGQAGFTPKGMTPRVGGVGGMTPGTAVRDSLSINREEAFLDNQENQKQQQMELKNQLLSGLQNLPKPSNDFEIVVPDKFEINMDEPVDTEFVEDAEDIEARAAEKQREEEAEEFRRRSQSVQRDMPRPSDVNTTVLRPPEMKRDLNAYQMAEELIKAEMIKMLRHDIVSHPTSEQMVALNGKKTRAPALSKVNENKKALEVDGLDDISEDEMNNARALLDDEIQIVKSAMAHGDLALEVYSKVWEECFGQLLFLPNQQRYTRAALANKKDRIESLEKRLEINRNHMTEDAKRAARLEKKLKVLLGGYQSRALALNKQISDLHDQLDQCRIESVTFDMLRKQEKHAIPRRMAALEEDVLKQTERERALQHRYSDLLYEKDRLVLAKKR; encoded by the exons ACTGAATGGAGTCGCGAAGAAGATGAGAAGTTGCTCCATCTTGCTAAGCTCATGCCCACACAATGGAGAACTATTGCTCCTTTGGTTGGAAGAACTGCAGCACAATGTCTTGAAAGATATGAATACTTACT AGATCAAGCACAGCGCAAAGAGGGTGAAGGGTTGGATGAGGATCCAAGAAAATTGAGACCGGGTGAAATCGATCCAGCTCCAGAAACGAAACCTGCACGACCTGATCCAATTGATATGGATGAAGACG AAATGGAAATGTTATCAGAAGCTAGAGCCAGGCTGGCAAACACACAGGGTAAGAAAGCAAAGAGAAAAGCAAGAGAGAAGCAACTAGAGGAAGCAAGAAGGTTGGCTTCATTACAGAAGCGAAGAGAATTAAAAGCTGCTGGAATAGA AATAAAACGTTATCGTCGCAAACGGCGTGGTGTTGATTACAACGCTGAAATTCCTTTCGAACGAAAGCCAGCCAAAG GTTTTTATGACACAAGTGATGAGCATATCAAAGCACTGGAACCAAATTATAAAAAGTTGAGACAAGAACATATGGACGATAAAAGAAGGGACATTCAAGAGGAA CGAGACAGAAGAAAGGATAAAGACAAACAAAAGAAACGGAAAGAAAATGATTTACCTGGAGCTATTCAATCAATAAACAA aatgATGAATCAAGACGGTTCAAAAAAACGTAGCAAGCTTGTTTTACCTTCTCCTCAGATTACTGATGCAGAGCTAGAGGAG GTTGTGAAATTGGGCATTGCTAGTGAACAAACTAAAGCTTTTGTTGACAACGAAGATGAGTCAGCAAGTAAAGGATTGTTATCTGACTATTCAGTGACACCTGGTACAAACCTACCCATGAGGACTCCAAGAACTCCTGCAATGCAAGACAATGTTTTACAG GAGGCACAAAATATTCTCAACTTGCAACAAGTAGACACCCCTCTGAAAGGTGGTATAAATACACCTATGTACCAAAGTAATTTTGATGGTGCCACGCCCAAACATCATGTGCAACAAACACCAAACATGATGATTGCAACCCCTTTTAGAACACCAGCAGTAGAAGGTCAAG CTGGTTTTACTCCAAAGGGGATGACACCCCGTGTCGGCGGAGTTGGAGGAATGACTCCAGGAACAGCTGTCAGAGACAGCTTGAGTATTAACAGAGAAGAAGCCTTCCTTGACAACCAAGAAAACCAGAAGCAACAACAAATGGAGTTGAAAAATCAACTGTTATCAGGACTACAAAACTTACCTAAACCTAGTAACGATTTCGAGATTGTAGTGCCAGAC AAATTTGAGATCAACATGGACGAACCTGTTGATACGGAGTTTGTTGAAGATGCTGAAGATATTGAAGCAAGAGCTGCTGAAAAGCAACGTGAAGAag AGGCTGAAGAGTTTCGGCGACGTTCACAGTCGGTCCAGCGTGACATGCCACGCCCCTCTGACGTCAATACGACAGTACTAAGACCTCCAGAGATGAAAAGAGATCTCAATGCTTATCAAATG GCGGAAGAACTTATCAAAGCTGAAATGATTAAAATGTTACGTCACGATATCGTCTCGCATCCTACTAGCGAACAAATGGTTGCTTTAAATGGAAAGAAAACGCGTGCTCCAGCACTGTCAAAGGTAAACGAGAATAAAAAAGCGCTAGAGGTTGATGGCTTGGATGACATCAGCGAAGATGAAATGAATAACGCAAGGGCGTTGCTGGACGATGAGATACAGATAGTGAAGTCTGCTATGGCGCACGGTGATTTGGCGTTGGAAGTTTATTCCAAAGTGTGGGAGGAATGCTTTGGACAG CTATTGTTTCTACCAAACCAACAACGTTACACTCGAGCAGCGTTGGCAAATAAAAAAGATCGTATAGAATCTTTAGAGAAACGTTTGGAG ATTAACCGTAACCACATGACAGAAGACGCGAAACGAGCAGCTCGTCTCGAAAAGAAGCTTAAAGTGTTGCTAGGCGGTTACCAG TCTCGTGCTCTGgcgctgaataaacaaataTCCGACTTACACGACCAACTTGATCAATGTCGAATCGAGTCAGTAACATTCGATATGTTACGGAAACAAGAAAAACATGCGATACCTCGACGAATGGCG GCGTTAGAAGAAGACGTGTTAAAACAAACTGAACGCGAAAGAGCTTTACAACATCGTTATTCCGATCTTTTATACGAGAAAGATAGGTTAGTACTTGCGAAGAAGAGGTAG
- the LOC130644590 gene encoding uncharacterized protein LOC130644590 isoform X1, whose protein sequence is MSIIFVTGHYTNDQKLAIYLCYSISMLCLLLTLFVYLLNLKQLNLILEQRRFPLRKTRAWIISNLCLVFLIWQLLLTVYVSRQQEFKIESMTTFILMIFILYFSTSFYCWCFAWSLNTVSLARYHMNMSDTNTFKTRVISIACYVIPVLFTVTCTLIGYYTNDKELRLNTVYHTQSKWILVSFEIMVILGKLSLIGYTFKKRIVVLARLNFTGQEILNRVLQTNALRNGSIFQVLLLITIVLDVITVARDEVFLPNLYAYITAQTIMAVHLLTLVTLLHDKNFRKPFRYQRQKKILENRRFRRRSSKKQNERSKNISVIYKPNLEENNHNIVIYNTTSKL, encoded by the exons ATGTCGATCATATTTGTCACTGGTCATTACACCAATGACCAAAAGTTGGCAATCTATTTATGTTATTCTATCTCGATGTTGtgcttacttttgactttatTCGTTTATTTACTAAACTTAAAGCAGTTGAATTTGATTTTAGAACAAAGACGATTTCCTTTGCGAAAAACACGAGCATGGATAATTTCCAATCTCTGCCTTGTTTTTCTAATATGGCAGCTACTTCTCACAGTGTACGTATCCAGGCAACAAGAATTTAAAATTGAAAGCATGACTACGTTCATTCTCATGATTTTTATTCTCTATTTTTCAACTTCTTTTTATTGTTGGTGTTTTGCGTGGTCCTTGAATACGGTTTCTTTGGCAAGATACCATATGAACATGTCCGACACTAATACGTTTAAAACTCGCGTTATATCTATCGCTTGTTATGTTATCCCAGTATTGTTCACAGTCACATGCACATTGATAGGGTATTATACCAATGATAAAGAGCTTAGACTAAACACGGTGTATCACACGCAATCAAAATGGATACTAGTTTCGTTTGAAATTATGGTTATACTTGGAAAGCTCAGTCTTATTggttatacttttaaaaaacgtaTAGTTGTTTTAGCGAGATTGAATTTTACAGGGCAAGAAATTTTGAACCGAGTCTTGCAAACAAATGCGCTCCGTAATGGTAGTATCTTTCAAGTGCTTCTGTTAATAACAATTGTACTTGATGTCATAACCGTAGCAAGAGACGAAGTTTTTCTTCCCAACTTGTATGCGTACATCACCGCCCAAACCATAATG gCGGTACATCTTTTGACATTGGTGACATTGCTACATGACAAg aaCTTTCGAAAACCTTTTCGGTATCAacggcaaaaaaaaatattggaaaatAGAAGATTCAGGCGACGTTCCAGCAAGAAACAGAACGAGAGAAGCAAAAATATATCTGTCATATACAAGCCTAACTTGGAAGAAAACAACCATAACATTGTAATATATAACACAACAAGTAAGCTATAA
- the LOC130644590 gene encoding uncharacterized protein LOC130644590 isoform X2: protein MTTFILMIFILYFSTSFYCWCFAWSLNTVSLARYHMNMSDTNTFKTRVISIACYVIPVLFTVTCTLIGYYTNDKELRLNTVYHTQSKWILVSFEIMVILGKLSLIGYTFKKRIVVLARLNFTGQEILNRVLQTNALRNGSIFQVLLLITIVLDVITVARDEVFLPNLYAYITAQTIMAVHLLTLVTLLHDKNFRKPFRYQRQKKILENRRFRRRSSKKQNERSKNISVIYKPNLEENNHNIVIYNTTSKL from the exons ATGACTACGTTCATTCTCATGATTTTTATTCTCTATTTTTCAACTTCTTTTTATTGTTGGTGTTTTGCGTGGTCCTTGAATACGGTTTCTTTGGCAAGATACCATATGAACATGTCCGACACTAATACGTTTAAAACTCGCGTTATATCTATCGCTTGTTATGTTATCCCAGTATTGTTCACAGTCACATGCACATTGATAGGGTATTATACCAATGATAAAGAGCTTAGACTAAACACGGTGTATCACACGCAATCAAAATGGATACTAGTTTCGTTTGAAATTATGGTTATACTTGGAAAGCTCAGTCTTATTggttatacttttaaaaaacgtaTAGTTGTTTTAGCGAGATTGAATTTTACAGGGCAAGAAATTTTGAACCGAGTCTTGCAAACAAATGCGCTCCGTAATGGTAGTATCTTTCAAGTGCTTCTGTTAATAACAATTGTACTTGATGTCATAACCGTAGCAAGAGACGAAGTTTTTCTTCCCAACTTGTATGCGTACATCACCGCCCAAACCATAATG gCGGTACATCTTTTGACATTGGTGACATTGCTACATGACAAg aaCTTTCGAAAACCTTTTCGGTATCAacggcaaaaaaaaatattggaaaatAGAAGATTCAGGCGACGTTCCAGCAAGAAACAGAACGAGAGAAGCAAAAATATATCTGTCATATACAAGCCTAACTTGGAAGAAAACAACCATAACATTGTAATATATAACACAACAAGTAAGCTATAA